One stretch of Pontiella desulfatans DNA includes these proteins:
- the nifK gene encoding nitrogenase molybdenum-iron protein subunit beta gives MLLRHTPKEITERKALTINPAKTCQPVGAMYAALGVHGCLPHSHGSQGCCSYHRSVLTRHYKDPVMAGTSSFTEGSSVFGGQANLMQAITNMFTIYDPDIIAIHSTCLSETIGDDLNQIVDKATTDGKVPEGKNVIFCNTPSYVGSHVTGFANMCTGIVKGLAKHTGVAKDQVNILPGWVEPSDMREIKRIAAEMAAQIVMYPDTSDVVDSPQTGKFEMYPAGGATVEDIASSGDSIKTLALGAWASTDAAKLLDSKFKVPFEVLDIPVGLSATDRFVEALSNAAKVPVPASFVAERGRLVDVVSDMSQYLYGKKVALFGDPDQLIPLTEFLLDLDMVPTHIVSGTPGKKFTEKIKELCAEKAPNVNVMNGAQADIFQLHQWIKNEPVDLLMGNTYGKYIARDEGIPFVRYGFPIIDRIGHSYFPTVGYTGGIRLLEKMLGAIMDKMDATADETKVELVM, from the coding sequence ATGTTACTAAGACACACACCCAAAGAAATTACGGAACGCAAGGCGTTAACCATTAACCCGGCAAAAACGTGCCAGCCCGTTGGTGCCATGTATGCGGCGCTGGGCGTCCACGGCTGCCTGCCGCACTCGCACGGTTCGCAGGGCTGCTGCTCCTACCACCGCAGCGTGCTGACCCGCCACTACAAGGATCCGGTCATGGCCGGAACCAGCTCCTTCACGGAAGGTTCCTCGGTGTTCGGCGGACAGGCCAACCTGATGCAGGCCATCACCAACATGTTCACCATCTACGATCCCGATATCATCGCGATCCACTCCACCTGCCTCTCGGAAACGATCGGCGACGACCTCAACCAGATCGTCGACAAGGCCACGACCGATGGCAAGGTGCCCGAAGGCAAGAACGTGATCTTCTGCAACACGCCCTCCTATGTCGGCTCGCACGTCACCGGTTTCGCCAACATGTGCACCGGCATCGTGAAAGGGCTGGCCAAGCACACCGGCGTCGCCAAGGACCAGGTCAACATCCTGCCCGGCTGGGTTGAACCCTCCGACATGCGCGAAATCAAGCGCATCGCCGCCGAGATGGCCGCCCAGATCGTGATGTATCCCGACACCTCCGACGTGGTCGACTCGCCGCAGACCGGCAAGTTCGAAATGTATCCGGCCGGCGGTGCAACCGTGGAAGACATCGCCTCCTCCGGCGACAGCATCAAGACGCTGGCGCTCGGCGCCTGGGCTTCGACCGACGCCGCCAAGCTGCTCGACAGCAAGTTCAAGGTGCCGTTCGAAGTGCTCGACATTCCAGTTGGCCTCTCCGCCACCGACCGCTTCGTTGAAGCGCTCAGCAATGCGGCCAAGGTTCCGGTGCCAGCCTCCTTCGTGGCCGAACGCGGCCGCCTGGTGGACGTGGTTTCCGACATGTCGCAGTATCTCTACGGCAAGAAGGTTGCGCTCTTCGGCGACCCCGACCAGCTCATCCCGCTCACCGAGTTCCTGCTCGACCTCGACATGGTTCCCACGCACATCGTATCCGGAACGCCCGGCAAAAAGTTCACCGAAAAGATCAAGGAACTTTGCGCCGAGAAGGCCCCGAACGTGAACGTGATGAACGGGGCGCAGGCCGACATCTTCCAGCTGCATCAGTGGATCAAGAACGAGCCGGTCGACCTGCTCATGGGCAACACCTATGGCAAATACATCGCCCGCGATGAGGGAATCCCGTTCGTTCGCTACGGCTTCCCGATCATCGATCGCATCGGCCACAGCTACTTCCCGACCGTGGGCTATACCGGAGGTATCCGCCTGCTCGAGAAAATGCTCGGGGCCATCATGGACAAGATGGATGCCACCGCCGACGAAACCAAGGTTGAGTTGGTGATGTAA
- the nifD gene encoding nitrogenase molybdenum-iron protein alpha chain has protein sequence MSEEMKLPDPSTLKDEILAKYPPKIARKRAKSMVINDTKLDQEVQSNVRTIPGIITQRGCTYAGCKGVVLGPTRDIINLVHGPIGCSFYAWLTRRNQTDPGPEGPDGENFINYCFSTDMQDENIVFGGEKKLKQAIQEAYDIFKPKAIGVFSTCPVGLIGDDVHAVSREMKEKLGDCNVFGFSCEGYKGVSQSAGHHIANNQLFRHVVGNDDTKPEGKFNINLLGEYNIGGDGFEIDRIFKACGIDVICTFSGNSTMGAFEKSHTADLNLVMCHRSINYMAEMMETKFGIPWMKVNFIGGDSTAKALRKIGEYFEDEALQAKIEEVIAEELPKVEARAAEARKRTEGKMAMLFVGGSRAHHYQELFKELGMETVSAGYEFGHRDDYEGRKVLPTIKVDADSRNIEELKIEADPERFNPRASEIKLETLQEKGLEVSDYKGMKSDMSDNSLIVDDITHWETEKLIEFYKPDIFCAGIKEKYVVQKSGIPLKQLHSYDYGGPYAGFEGAVNFYTDIETMLSTTIWKKLKAPWLATSATDPCICAEYVA, from the coding sequence ATGAGCGAAGAAATGAAACTGCCGGATCCTTCTACCCTGAAGGACGAAATCCTTGCCAAGTACCCACCGAAGATTGCGCGCAAGCGCGCGAAATCGATGGTGATCAACGACACCAAGCTGGACCAGGAAGTCCAGTCCAACGTCCGCACCATCCCGGGCATCATCACCCAGCGCGGCTGCACCTATGCCGGCTGCAAAGGGGTGGTACTCGGCCCGACGCGCGACATCATCAACCTGGTGCACGGCCCGATCGGCTGTAGCTTCTATGCCTGGCTGACGCGCCGCAACCAGACCGATCCCGGCCCGGAGGGTCCCGACGGCGAAAACTTCATCAACTACTGCTTCTCCACCGACATGCAGGATGAAAACATCGTCTTCGGGGGCGAAAAGAAGCTGAAGCAGGCGATCCAGGAAGCCTACGACATCTTCAAGCCCAAGGCGATCGGCGTGTTCTCCACCTGCCCGGTCGGCCTGATTGGCGACGATGTGCACGCCGTCTCCCGCGAGATGAAGGAAAAGCTTGGCGACTGCAACGTGTTCGGCTTCAGCTGCGAGGGCTACAAGGGCGTGTCCCAGTCCGCAGGCCACCACATTGCCAACAACCAGCTCTTCCGCCACGTGGTCGGCAACGACGACACCAAACCGGAAGGCAAGTTCAACATCAACCTGCTCGGTGAGTATAACATTGGTGGCGACGGCTTCGAGATCGACCGCATCTTCAAGGCGTGCGGCATCGATGTGATCTGCACCTTCTCAGGCAACTCCACCATGGGCGCGTTCGAGAAATCGCACACGGCCGACCTCAACCTGGTGATGTGCCATCGTTCGATCAACTACATGGCCGAAATGATGGAAACCAAGTTCGGCATTCCGTGGATGAAGGTCAACTTCATCGGAGGCGACTCCACCGCGAAGGCCCTGCGCAAGATCGGCGAATATTTCGAGGACGAAGCCCTCCAGGCCAAGATCGAGGAAGTGATTGCCGAAGAGCTGCCGAAGGTTGAAGCCCGCGCCGCGGAAGCCCGCAAGCGCACCGAAGGCAAGATGGCCATGCTGTTCGTCGGCGGCTCCCGCGCCCACCACTACCAGGAGCTCTTCAAGGAGCTGGGCATGGAAACCGTTTCCGCCGGATACGAGTTCGGACATCGCGACGACTACGAAGGCCGCAAGGTGCTGCCGACCATCAAGGTCGATGCCGACAGCCGCAACATCGAGGAACTCAAGATCGAGGCCGATCCAGAGCGCTTCAATCCGCGGGCCTCCGAGATCAAGCTCGAAACCCTCCAGGAAAAAGGGCTGGAAGTCAGCGACTACAAGGGTATGAAATCCGACATGTCGGACAACTCCCTGATCGTCGACGACATCACCCACTGGGAGACCGAAAAGCTGATCGAGTTCTACAAACCCGACATCTTCTGCGCCGGCATCAAGGAAAAATATGTCGTCCAGAAATCGGGGATTCCGCTGAAGCAGCTGCACTCCTACGACTACGGCGGCCCGTACGCCGGCTTCGAAGGAGCCGTCAACTTCTACACGGATATCGAAACCATGCTGAGCACGACCATCTGGAAGAAGCTGAAAGCCCCGTGGCTCGCCACGTCAGCAACGGATCCCTGCATCTGCGCGGAATATGTAGCCTAA